One genomic segment of Gemmatimonadaceae bacterium includes these proteins:
- a CDS encoding GNAT family N-acetyltransferase: MITFGIEPPTTPDARWCLDQFFAELNSRFDEGFDPAISRSAHPEELTPPSGLLILGRLQGRPVGCGALKFHENEPAELKRMWIAASARGLGFGRQLLTVLERHARQAGATVLRLETNRALHEAIHLYRRAGYVEVEAFNAEPYAHHWFEKQLVVNDLNRNQTVKREP, encoded by the coding sequence ATGATAACTTTCGGCATCGAACCCCCGACTACGCCAGACGCACGGTGGTGCCTCGATCAATTCTTTGCGGAACTCAACAGCCGGTTCGATGAGGGCTTTGATCCGGCGATCAGCCGCTCGGCCCACCCTGAGGAACTCACACCGCCTTCGGGACTATTGATTCTGGGGCGCCTCCAAGGCAGACCTGTCGGCTGCGGGGCGCTGAAATTTCACGAGAACGAACCCGCTGAGCTAAAAAGAATGTGGATTGCGGCATCGGCACGTGGGCTCGGATTTGGCCGACAGCTGCTAACGGTGCTGGAACGGCACGCTCGCCAGGCCGGCGCCACGGTCCTTCGCCTGGAGACTAACCGGGCTTTGCATGAGGCGATCCATCTGTATAGACGCGCTGGATACGTCGAAGTCGAGGCATTCAACGCCGAACCGTACGCACATCACTGGTTCGAAAAGCAGTTGGTCGTCAATGACCTGAACCGCAATCAAACGGTGAAACGAGAACCGTAA
- a CDS encoding DinB family protein: METEKWFQRSFAFALPASRFPNLLERLRGTPARLDERTRDLPAERFTRVQSGRWSAQENVGHLLELEPLWLRRAKQYFTGSSTSRSLSRSTMTIISRSSVH; encoded by the coding sequence ATGGAAACGGAAAAGTGGTTTCAACGGTCGTTTGCATTCGCCTTGCCGGCGAGCCGCTTTCCGAACCTGCTCGAGCGGCTCCGCGGAACACCCGCACGACTCGATGAGCGCACGCGCGACCTGCCGGCAGAACGCTTCACGCGAGTGCAGTCGGGTCGTTGGTCGGCGCAGGAGAACGTTGGGCATCTGCTCGAACTCGAACCACTATGGCTGCGCCGCGCCAAGCAGTACTTCACGGGCTCATCGACCTCGCGGAGTTTGTCGCGGAGCACGATGACCATCATCTCGCGGTCATCGGTGCATTGA